One Euphorbia lathyris chromosome 1, ddEupLath1.1, whole genome shotgun sequence DNA segment encodes these proteins:
- the LOC136207944 gene encoding O-fucosyltransferase 27 — protein MKGEGKTVMKSKIKWVGLVGLVLSAFSLFVHLFLARFTEDGIAEYQSSITIFSWRPVFENAEFPRTSPLYRRLWSPVRRLESLHPDANPRVHYADPKPQSNGFVFVRIQGGFHEIRNSIGDVVAVARLLNATLVIPEIQSTTSSKGISSQFKSFAYLYNEDQFMAALAKDVKVVKTLPKDLKGARRKKKIPSFKVSRSASPYFYLHQVLPVLNKHSVVELVVSDGGCLQAILPAHLEEYQRLRCRVAFHALQFRQDVRELATKILHRLRAPGRPFIAYDPGMTRDALAYYGCAELFQDVHTELIQHKRAPMIKRGIVKGKLSVDSFEQRLNGSCPLMAEEVGILLRAYGYSWDTIIYVSGGEVFGGQRTLIPLHAMFENVVDRTSLSAAWELARIYGREVNLVDKYPTTPPSFVEDKKLKAWKDAGPRPRPLPPPPARPKYPHNIEGWWGWVAESDNEPESTVMELRTNAHKLLWDAIDYTICVEADVFFPGFDHDGKGKPSFSSLVMGHRLYQSASSKTFRPDRKQVVKLLEENREHMYQANRTWLTSVRRHLRRSLIDGLKEASAKSKPLSFLSHPVPECSCMRYDNQTETSLHASSPSTQTQIEGALGVKHRCPKWMDGEQMSGSKDREIEEDPDEDVSSSLGLFFKHSGGNSENAGGEVNKEEAQLEDQEELESAEK, from the exons ATGAAGGGTGAAGGGAAGACGGTGATGAAGTCTAAGATTAAATGGGTTGGTTTAGTTGGCTTAGTTTTGTCTGCTTTTTCCCTTTTTGTACACTTGTTTCTAGCCAGATTTACTGAGGATGGCATTGCGGAATACCAGTCTTCCATTACGATCTTCTCTTGGAGACCTGTCTTCGAGAATGCTGAATTTCCTAGAACT AGTCCATTGTACAGAAGACTTTGGAGTCCAGTTAGGCGACTTGAATCTCTACATCCAGATGCAAATCCCAGAGTTCATTATGCTG ATCCAAAACCACAATCGAATGGATTTGTTTTTGTCAGGATACAAGGGGGTTTCCATGAGATCAGGAATTCG ATAGGCGATGTGGTTGCGGTTGCTCGGCTTCTTAATGCTACTCTAGTTATTCCTGAGATCCAATCAACTACAAGCAGCAAAGGGATCAG CTCTCAGTTCAAAAGCTTTGCATATCTGTACAATGAGGATCAATTCATGGCAGCTTTAGCTAAAGATGTAAAAGTTGTGAAAACCCTTCCAAAAGATCTTAAAGGGGCAAGGAGAAAAAAGAAGATCCCGTCATTCAAGGTGTCTCGTTCAGCTTCACCGTACTTTTATTTGCATCAAGTTCTTCCAGTACTTAATAAGCATTCGGTGGTTGAACTGGTGGTTTCTGATGGAGGATGCTTGCAG GCCATTCTTCCAGCCCACCTTGAAGAGTATCAAAGGCTAAGATGTAGAGTTGCCTTTCATGCCTTACAGTTTCGACAAGATGTCCGGGAACTTGCAACTAAAATTTTACACAG GTTACGAGCTCCTGGCCGACCATTTATAGCATATGATCCTGGGATGACTAGAGATGCCTTAGCATATTATGGCTGTGCTGAACTCTTCCAG GATGTGCACACTGAACTCATTCAGCACAAACGAGCTCCGATGATAAAGCGTGGAATTGTCAAAGGAAAACTTTCTGTAGATTCTTTTGAACAACGCCTTAATGGTTCATGTCCATTAATGGCAGAGGAG GTCGGTATTCTCCTTCGTGCATATGGATACTCGTGGGATACAATTATATATGTTTCTGGTGGAGAAGTATTTGGAGGTCAAAGGACATTAATTCCTCTACACGCAATGTTCGAAAATGTTGTCGATAGGACTTCCCTCAGCGCAGCATGGGAACTGGCTAGAATTTATGGTCGTGAGGTTAACCTTGTCGATAAATATCCAACGACTCCACCTTCCTTTGTGGAAGATAAGAAGCTCAAGGCATGGAAAGATGCAGGTCCACGCCCTCGTCCGCTTCCACCTCCTCCAGCTCGTCCTAAATATCCACATAATATCGAAGGTTGGTGGGGTTGGGTTGCCGAGAGCGATAATGAGCCCGAAAGTACAGTCATGGAGTTGAGAACCAATGCCCATAAGTTGCTGTGGGATGCAATTGACTACACGATTTGTGTTGAAGCTGATGTGTTTTTTCCTGGATTTGATCATGATGGTAAAGGAAAGCCGAGTTTCTCTAGCTTGGTTATGGGACATAGGCTCTATCAATCGGCTTCATCTAAAACATTCCGTCCAGACAG GAAGCAAGTTGTGAAGCTGCTGGAAGAAAACAGGGAACACATGTACCAAGCAAACCGTACCTGGCTGACGTCTGTAAGACGGCATCTAAGGAGAAGTTTAATTGATGGATTAAAAGAAGCATCTGCAAAATCAAAGCCATTATCTTTTCTCTCTCACCCGGTTCCTGAATGCTCTTGCATGAGATATGATAATCAAACAGAAACATCCTTACATGCTTCAAGCCCTTCAACTCAGACACAAATTGAGGGTGCTCTTGGAGTGAAGCACCGTTGCCCTAAATGGATGGATGGCGAACAAATGTCGGGTTCAAAGGACAGAGAAATAGAGGAGGATCCTGATGAAGATGTTTCGTCTTCTTTGGGATTGTTCTTCAAGCATAGTGGCGGAAATAGTGAAAATGCTGGTGgagaagtaaataaagaagaAGCTCAGTTGGAGGATCAGGAAGAACTCGAGTCTGCCGAAAAATAA
- the LOC136218744 gene encoding uncharacterized protein produces MEPQEMLPEKEAIITLSENTQAVIDDVHKPQPLRAVRQRKRSHHVTTPYTEEKKRKRCKQVDMKGTKKVAKKGTKKVDQCMDIVVSQSPAFPRAPHVPMSWSVWIDKDDVSTYEVWRNFCNKKSSRLVKGTEPLQPEIPWFIQVETPGKYWDGEHIDAFLYLLRRQSFENGLDTDWTTCDSQFTGYIQYSHNLDMGHVCNTINGRDDMFMRLWKGLKRIFIPFNIKGNHWILGVLNTTNMHMFIYDSCLSNDSEEKLGQVLQRPMTVLAYAIGKTIGWNGQNQDNRIRWTRLPDTPQQITASNDCGMLVCIFSQLLTAGRQVHELDPDGGDFLRLRVVLEIFHGKLYKF; encoded by the exons ATGGAACCACAAGAGATGCTCCCTGAAAAG GAAGCAATTATCACTTTAAGCGAGAACACACAAGCCGTGATAGATGATGTGCATAAGCCTCAACCGTTAAGGGCGGTGCGACAAAGGAAGCGATCACATCACGTGACAACACCATACAccgaggaaaagaaaagaaaaaggtgtAAGCAGGTGGATATGAAGGGAACTAAGAAGGTAGCCAAGAAGGGAACTAAGAAGGTAGATCAGTGCATGGATATTGTCGTATCACAGAGTCCCGCCTTTCCTAGAGCACCTCATGTACCTATGTCATGGTCAGTCTGGATTGATAAGGACGATGTGTCTACGTATGAGGTATGGAGGAATTTTTGCAACAAAAAGTCGTCAAGGCTCGTTAAAGGGACAGAACCACTACAGCCGGAAATCCCGTGGTTTATACAAGTTGAGACACCGGGAAAATATTGGGACGGGGAG CACATCGATGCATTCCTGTATCTGTTGCGGCGCCAGTCGTTCGAGAATGGTTTAGATACGGACTGGACTACATGTGATAGCCAATTCACCGGATATATACAGTATTCACACAATCTGGATATGGGCCACGTGTGTAATACGATCAATGGTAGAGATGACATGTTTATGAGACTATGGAAGGGTTTGAAGCGAATATTCATACCATTCAACATAAAAGGAAACCACTGGATATTAGGAGTGCTAAATACAACGAATATGCACATGTTCATATATGATAGTTGTCTTTCTAATGACAGTGAGGAGAAGCTTGGTCAAGTACTCCAGAGGCCCATGACCGTACTTGCATACGCTATTGGCAAAACCATAGGGTGGAATGGTCAAAATCAGGACAACCGAATAAGGTGGACTAGGCTACCGGACACTCCACAACAGATAACAGCATCGAACGATTGTGGGATGCTGGTGTGcattttttctcaacttttaacaGCTGGTCGGCAGGTGCATGAATTAGACCCAGATGGTGGAGATTTCCTTAGATTACGTGTTGTCCTTGAAATTTTCCATGGCAAACTATATAAATTTTGA